In one Electrophorus electricus isolate fEleEle1 chromosome 21, fEleEle1.pri, whole genome shotgun sequence genomic region, the following are encoded:
- the spg7 gene encoding LOW QUALITY PROTEIN: paraplegin (The sequence of the model RefSeq protein was modified relative to this genomic sequence to represent the inferred CDS: substituted 1 base at 1 genomic stop codon): METWLARLANETVKRSHIKDDILAQSVYFFRGRTPTDNMAALLLHGGRYCKRVGSLLSRSSNFNVRNERMRFSAGMRRKPNCALQRSVSPFPIQPVRGLSSELIQQILNRPLSPEFSGLSKAILXKQSGSYPIGLWKFLGSINYFSKSSRKQNKAGPKGKTPEEDEDEKKRREQENQMYKERLRTLLIIAIVMSLLNSLSTSGGNISWNDFVNEMLAKGEVSRVQVVPESDIVEIYLHPGAVIFGRPRLALIYRMQVANIDKFEEKLRAVEEQLNIDSKDRIPVSYKRTGFFGNALYALGMAAIGVAILWYIFRLAGMGGREGGFSAFNQLKMAKFTIVDGKSGKGVSFKDVAGMHEAKVEVKEFVDYLKNPDRYLQLGAKVPKGSLLLGPPGCGKTLLAKAVATEAQVPFLAMAGSEFVEVIGGLGAARVRSLFKEARARAPCIVYIDEIDAVGKKRSTNMSGFTNTEEEQTLNQLLVEMDGMGTSDHVIVLASTNRADILDNALMRPGRLDRHIFIDLPTLQERKEIFEQHLKILKLSHPADYYSQRLAELTPGFSGADIANICNEAALHAAREGYKSIDTFNFEYAVERVIAGSVKKSKILSKEEQRVVAFHESGHALVGWLLEHTEAVMKVSIAPRTNAALGFAQILPKDQYLFTKEQLFERMCMALGGRVSEAITFNKVTTGAQDDLRKVTRVAYSMVKQYGMVPTVGHVSFPDTEEQGAIGRRPFSQGLQQQMDHEAKMLIARAYRRTEKLLLDNRDKLVLLANTLLEREVVNYDDIEALLGPPPHGPKRMISPQSWVEAEKDQQDTGEEEPRRPPRKSEEEEEVLGPV; encoded by the exons ATGGAaacttggctagctaggttagctaacgaaACTGTCAAGCGAAGTCATATTAAGGATGACATTTTAGCGcagagtgtttatttttttagaggACGGACACCGACAGACAACATGGCAGCTCTGTTGCTGCATGGAGGCCGCTACTGTAAACGCGTTGGGTCACTGCTGTCCCGCAGCAGTAACTTTAACGTGAGGAACGAGAGGATGCGTTTCAGTGCCGGCATGAGAAGAAAGCCGAACTGTGCGTTACAGCGATCAGTGTCACCGTTTCCAATCCAGCCCGTCCGTGGACTATCATCGGAACTCATTCAA CAAATCCTAAACAGACCTCTTAGTCCAGAGTTTTCGGGACTGAGCAAGGCAATCCTGTAGAAACAATCTGGGTCTTATCCAATAGGATTGTGGAAATTTCTTG GCAGTATCAATTATTTTAGCAAATCTTCTcgaaagcaaaacaaagctgGACCAAAAGGCAAAACACCTGAAGAGGATGAAG ATGAGAAGAAGAGACGTGAACAGGAGAATCAGATGTACAAGGAGCGTTTGCGTACTCTCCTCATCATCGCGATCGTCATGAGCCTCCTAAACTCCCTCAGCACTAGTGGGGGAAACATATCCTGGAACGACTTTGTGAACGAGATGCTGGCCAAAGGGGAGGTGTCACGGGTGCAGGTGGTCCCTGAAAGCGATATCGTGGAGATCTACCTCCACCCTGGGGCGGTGATCTTTGGCAGGCCG AGGCTTGCCCTAATATACCGCATGCAAGTGGCCAACATTGACAAATTTGAGGAGAAGCTTCGCGCTGTGGAGGAGCAGTTGAATATCGACTCGAAGGACAGAATTCCAGTGTCCTACAAGCGCACAGGCTTCTTTGGGAA TGCCCTCTATGCTCTGGGCATGGCCGCCATCGGGGTCGCGATCCTGTGGTACATCTTCCGCCTGGCAGGAATGGGTGGGCGAGAGGGTGGATTCAGCGCGTTT aatCAGTTAAAAATGGCCAAGTTTACCATCGTTGATGGGAAGTCTGGCAAAGGTGTGAGCTTCAAAGATGTGGCAGGGATGCACGAGGCCAAGGTGGAGGTGAAGGAGTTTGTTGACTACCTAA AGAATCCAGACAGATACCTTCAGCTGGGCGCGAAGGTGCCCAAAGGCTCCCTGCTGCTTGGGCCCCCTGGCTGTGGGAAGACGCTGCTGGCCAAGGCAGTAGCCACTGAGGCCCAGGTGCCCTTTCTTGCCATGGCTGGCTCCGAGTTCGTGGAGGTGATTGGAG gtCTTGGTGCTGCAAGGGTGAGGAGCCTGTTCAAAGAGGCCCGGGCACGAGCCCCTTGCATCGTCTACATCGACGAGATCGACGCCGTGGGCAAAAAACGCTCCACCAACATGTCTGGCTTCACCAACACGGAGGAGGAGCAGACCCTCAACCAGCTGCTGGTGGAGATGGATG GAATGGGCACCAGTGATCATGTGATCGTCTTGGCATCCACCAACCGGGCAGACATTCTGGACAATGCACTGATGAGGCCTGGCAGGCTGGACAGGCACATATTTATAGACCTCCCCACTCTTcag gagagaaaggagatcTTTGAGCAGCACTTGAAGATCCTGAAGCTTTCCCACCCTGCAGACTACTACTCCCAGCGGCTGGCTGAGCTCACGCCGGGCTTCAGTG GTGCTGACATTGCAAACATCTGCAACGAGGCGGCTCTCCACGCGGCCCGGGAGGGCTACAAATCCATCGACACCTTCAACTTCGAGTATGCCGTGGAGAGAGTCATCGCAG GCAGCGTGAAGAAGAGTAAGATCCTGTCCaaagaggagcagagggtgGTGGCCTTCCACGAGTCTGGCCACGCCCTCGTCGGCTGGCTGCTGGAGCACACGGAGGCTGTTATGAAG GTGTCGATAGCTCCCAGGACCAACGCAGCTCTGGGATTCGCACAGATCCTGCCCAAAGACCAGTACTTGTTCACCAAAGAGCAGCTGTTTGAGCGCATGTGTATGGCTTTGGGAGGCCGAGTCTCTGAAGCCATCACTTTCAATAAGGTCACCACAG GTGCTCAGGACGACCTGCGGAAGGTGACGCGCGTGGCTTATTCCATGGTGAAGCAGTATGGCATGGTGCCCACTGTGGGCCACGTGTCCTTCCCTGACACCGAGGAGCAGGGGGCCATCGGACGCAGACCCTTCAGCCAGGGGCTCCAGCAGCAAATGGATCAT GAGGCTAAGATGCTAATTGCCCGGGCCTACAGGCGCACAGAGAAACTGCTGCTAGACAACAGAGATAAGCTAGTTTTG CTGGCCAACACCCTGCTGGAGCGGGAGGTTGTGAACTACGATGACATTGAGGCACTGCTAGGCCCGCCTCCACACGGGCCCAAAAGGATGATCTCTCCCCAGAGCTGGGTTGAAGCCGAGAAGGACCAACAGGACACGGGCGAAGAGGAGCCCCGCAGACCCCCGAGGAAGagtgaagaagaggaggaagtcCTGGGGCCAGTGTAA